TAAAATATAATCTGATTTCAATATTTCTCAAAAATACTGTCTCATtgatatataaactataaaaaaatttaaataaataatgaaatatttttgaatCTCATTATAATTAGTTGAGTGCTTATCTTTTCTAGGATTAGTCTGAGTTCGAATCACAGTTgtaccaaaaaaaattttaacttactcgaactttattatataattgcTTTTGAATATAGTATCTACTTCTACTCATAACTGCTTCCTCTTAAATCAATTAACTTATACTTTAAATATTGATTAACTCTTAACTTGGTGGGCATCGACATTGTTTCCTCTACAAAAGGAAGTGGGTATGAACGGCTAAATCACATTTATCCTCATATatatggattgggttgggattatggataaattctaaacattgtataaaatataaaatacttatttaatTGGTAAAGTTGAGGATTTGAAGATTAAGATTTCTAAGGtttaaattctattatatatttatttaaattaatttttataaattttatataaaatataaaagacaaaaatattATCGTAATAATATATAGTGAAAAAAAGGagtttttagttattttctaGTTGAGTTCATGTTTGATTAGCTTGTAACATGCATTTAGTCAAATACATTATAGTAAGTATTAGAAATCCtattatacatgtatgcatgggaaCCATAGATTTAAAACgcttttaaaaataacatacaataaataatgaaatgtatagtttgagattaattaattatcataatAACACACGAAATTTGTATGGTATTAAAATTGAAAAgtagattaaattatgagtaaaacaaaatttaaatatatgaatACATCATATAaacaatactaaatgcactacaattatttatcatgattTTGTCATCAATTACAAGTTAATGTCGAGTTGACTTGTGACATCAACTCAAtgaacaacattattaatatatacaattgatggagataataaattgtgtatattaaaataaaaatgtataaaataaattaatattaaattaaaatttgattgaattgtaaatctaaagttttaacaatttaattggTCTGAATTCAAAtctcactatatatatattaattaatttatcttaaaattaatattaaattaccttcaaataatataacttttcaaattaccgagttaaatatgtgtttaagggtttaggatttaggttCACACTGCCAACTTAATAAATAGTGTAGATATATTTTACAAAATACTGTGCACCGTCCAAAATACCGTGATCGAAATCAAACGGCCTGTTTAATCACCCGAGGTTTTCGTCTTCAAACAGCGAgcaagaaaatcataaattttttcatgaaaagaaaatctaattagattaattaaatggCTTAAATCCCCTTATTAAGTGGTACGGTAAGGTTAAAATCGAGTGGAGGAAAACATAGGGGCGAACCGAGTAAAAGATAAGTGAAAAGGTGGACATAATGGTAAAATTCTGTTACGTGTTTGTTTTAACAGTTTCTCCCTTCCTTCCTTTCCCTCCAATTCTTTCATCTCCCATTTTCTCTCTccccaaacaaaacaaaaagaaatctcTCTCGCTGTCGCTGCACTAAAGAGAGAATCTTAGAAAATAAAATCGGTGGTTTTTTTCAGAGATTCAGGTTAGCATCAAATTAATTTACTCGATTTCTATTTGTTTCAATCGTTGTTTTCAGGTGTTTTGGCTTTTTATTTACtgcatttttttttctgtttgctGTAAAAGTTTTTTCAAGCTTGTGTACTTTCATTTGCAAATGCAAAGCGACGGTTCAACTCTTTATGGCGATGTCCTTTCCAAACAATCAAAAGATAAGGAGAATGAAGGAGATTACTCACCTTCAGCTGTCGCTGCCACCTCTCTCTTTGATCTCTACCATCCCCGTCACGTCATGCAACAACATCAAGATATGATCAACCGCCACAATCTCTGCCTCTCGCGCCTCCACGAAGCTTCTAAAGAAGTGGAGGCACTCCGCCAAGAGAATACTGCTTTGCGATCTGTAAACCGCGACCTCAACAAGCAACTCAGCACACTGATCCAAGCCTCTATGCAGAACCACTTCGCAACGTCTGATTATAACGCGACGCCGTACGAATTGCTGAATGAGTTTCAAGGGCTTTGTCTCGGTGGTGACGGTGGGGGCGTAGGAGAGGAAGAGGTTTCTGACGAGTGTCCGACGAGCATGATGGAAGGTGCTGGGGATGTGGAGAGGGTTATGTTGCCTAAGAGCATATCTGTTAGGTCTAATGGATATCTGAAGATGATGAGTAGTCAAAACAGTCAAAACGCTGGTGTGAGCCGTCGTCGTAAATATCGGGGACCAACTCGGTCTGGAAATGCCTCTCAACTCAGTGGAGCGGTGAGTTTATTATTGTTACTCTGTTGTTGATATAAATTCCTAAAtgctatatttttatttcttgagCTAGATTAATGTTGTAGcagttataaaaaatatatataaatatagtcTACCATTGCATCAAATATAAACTTAATTATAATGTGACAATTTATGTCCTTTGTGTCATTTTCTACTACTACAATCGTGTTTATggtgttttatattttataagctAATGagtactatttatatattttttcttgttttgttttaattaatttgtatcttatttatttttaaatattcaatgAACTGGCTGCTATTTTAGCGATGATTGCTTAGATTTTTTGCTTTTTAGGCAGAACTCGGGGGATAAGTAAGTACTTCAAAGAATTTGAAAAATCCAAATAACATGATGAATTAAAGGTGCAGCTTGGCTTCACATTTTTGTGCCGAGTGACAAGAGGAATTGAACTCTTTCATTTCCAATCCCTGAACCCATTGACCCTTTTAAGCATTTGGCCCAACATTGTTACCCTTGACAAAAGTAGATATTTGCTGTGATTGGCTTCTATTCTATATTCTTGTTTACTTTGTTAAATTTGATTCCCTCTTCTTCTTTGGAAGGACTAAACTATGTTCAGTGTATGTAGAGCTTTTAAAAGGATCATTTCTCCAAATCCACgttcaaaaatatcaaataccAATGTTAAATGcgagtatttcaaaaaaaaaagagtaggaATAGTGTATTAGCTAACTAATCATTTTAGGTGAATGTGTGGCAGAAGGTGTACGTGCAAGGAGGAAAAAAGGAGGAAGAGCCACTTGAACTGGAAGTGTACAACCAAGGCATGTTCAAGACTGAACTCTGCAACAAATGGCAAGAGACCGCTGCCTGTCCATATGGTGACCACTGCCAGTTTGCTCACGGCATTGAAGAGCTCCGCCCTGTAATCCGCCACCCTAGGTACAAGACTGAGGTTTGCAGGGTGATCCTTGCTGGTGATGTCTGTCCCTATGGTCATCGATGCCATTTTCGCCATGCACTAACTGAACAAGAGAAGTTCATGGGCTTCCTGAAGCCCCCGACAAGGTAAAAACTTTGATCCATGACTCGGTTGCTATAGAGATGTGGATATACTTCATATTAATTCCGAAACCCcaaaatttgggaaaaataatATTGCTTAATATAGGAAGTCTATAGGCATGGTGGACTCCAAAGTTTATACGATTGGAATAATtagatttttttgtttatattttagaTTCAAACTCTGATAACCATATTCACGTAGTCGTTGGTATGTAAATTTCGAAACTTCGGATTATAATCGatcttgattctttttttttattttttatttttaattttgtaggATGAATAATTCTAGTATCTATCCATATTTAAAAGTTCAATAGATTTATAAATTTACcacaaaaatctaatatttttaatgaaaattaaatattattttaaagacatttttatatattttacataaaatttgaacacataatataacattcCAATATCTCTATTTTAACACTTGAACCAACTTTTTGCATTTTTATTTAACATCGAAATGGTAATAGGAAAGTCCTCCAGGTCGCAATCGTGCTATATGAATGATAATAGTATACATTCAAAACATATAATATACTGttgcataaaaaaaaaaaaaagagaacacaTTTGAACACATACCAAATCGTGCTATATGAATGATAATAGTACAAAGAACTAAAGTAATATTGTACACACATGTTTCCATCTTCAGCAGCTTTGATACTATCAGGATTTATTCGAATTCACTTTTACAGCTCCATTAACAAATGCCCAACTGTTTCTTCTGATCCAAAGAAATGTGTTTGGATACGGGAAAAAGGAAACTCCTTATTCGTTTAATATTTTTACCaaattcatttttctcaaaattcaatttcttttaactggaatcataattttttttcttcaaaagtcTGCCTGCATATGACAattatctcattaaaaatattttgacgaacaaaattaatataataaatctaTAACTATaaagtatattttcttttttaatttacaatttacGATGGTGAAGCAAGGAGACAGAAGGAACTGAACTTCGAGATCTAGGCTCAAAGTCTCACCTCTGATTTATCAATAGATTTATTGATAATTGGATTATAAAAAGCTATCCCAACTCAAACAACATAGATCTACCTTATTCCATCTCATTTTCACCGCTCgaccatttttaactttttcaaaaacagggtaaaaaagaaataaaatccaCCTACctttcaattaaattaatatatcacgACTTAATTTGATCTTCACCAATTCTACGACAGATCCAGAATTTTCCACTTACAACTTCAAGATTAAGTTCCCTTTTAcctaatttttaactaaaaaataaaaccaaGGTTCTGGAACTATACAGCAAGAAGTAAATCTCAGAAGATCCATGGAAGACAGTAAAGAACAGATCtatataaaaacaaaacagaAGAGTAAGAAAGTAAGGTTTACCGATTTCACTTACAAACTGCAGGAAATGATGAAACAAAAAGGATTGAAGAAAGGTAAGAAAATGGAGAGGAAGTGCTGGAAATCAGTGGAATGGGAGGAATTGGAAAgatttttcattattaaaatacAGAGAAAATTCAAAATCTTTCCAACTCCTCCATTCCGAAAATTTCCAGAAACGGTCTCTCCTTTTCCTCCTTCAAAACAGTCAGATCTGGCGAAAAAGAGGTAGAGAGACAAGGTGAGGAGAAAGAGAAAGTAAAGGAAATCGTAGGCATGGGTGGAATcggcaagaaaaataaaaataaaaaagacaagtAAGTTATATTTTCTTGCCGAATCAACCACAGCCGAAGACTTCCTCAAGCTTCCTCTCTTTCCTCCTTCTCCCacttttttcttctctctcaGAGTCTCTGCTGTGGCGGCTTTCCTTACCTTGGTTTGAGCACATCCATCTTTAACAGGTGTTTATAAACTGTGAGTatagtttatttattattattttcaacaaGTGCTGATGAATGCCCTACTGTGACTACTCACCCCATTCGTTATGTCATTTATTCCGCTtttttacctaattttttttttactgaaaTGGGATTTTTTACCCATTATTATGGAACAGTGATTACAGCAGTGGCGACATTACTCTTCCCTCTTGgtcatcattattttaatgatcGGTATTTAAAATGTGTATATATTTTTGGTGAAGCTTGAACAATCGggatatgtattttaatttaaaatatcgtctaattttatattattagagtgaaaaattttctctgttttaaaattaaatactttTTTAGTAGTCGATTCTATTCAATCTATACCTATTCTCATTTATTAGTCGTTCCTTTCTCTCGTTTGATCTCTTTtagcttttgttttctttttctccctacctccttttttccctttttataacATACcctcttttcaattttttcctctcattttgttttagttttgggTAACCAAATGCCAAAAAAACACACATGCTACACTAGGAAGAGAGCTTTCGTGAGAGAGAAAAACCCTAAGTTTTgtctgtaatttttttttttgtgatttttgaaatCCCCTGCTTTCATCAGAGACTGATTTTGAGGTATAAATCTTTACTTGAAATGTGTCTTTGTCTGTTgccttttcatttctatttttaatttcaaaactattttttcgCTTCTATTTTAGTTGGTTTATTTTATGGTTTTTGCTTTCTAGGTTTAGAAATCACTGTTTTGTTCTGTGTTTCAAATCTATAGATCTCAGTTTGGTTGTGCTTTTTGTTTGTTTGTGGTCTACTTTCATGAGAAAGAGAAACCCTAAAACTCGAGTTTTCagccttttttaatttttttaaaaaatatatatgttaaattaattttggTGTCGTTTAACATGTCGGCGacaccattaaaaaatatttttttgttttcggTCTAATTGTATAAAATATTGGTGTATTTTTTAAGGGTACATGATACCAGTGTCGTCGATTGCTTAAGCAAcactttaagttttttttttaaagtaatcatTTCACTAGTCATTATTGGCAGTTGAGGGTGGTGCTGCTGATTGCTCAGGCGGCACCGGTGGTCCATTGTTCCTTTTGTCTAGTTTTGCAATGATCAATCTATATCTCATATCAGtaaatatttacttatttttatattatttgagtaAAAAACCCCATTTATTCATATCACAcatttgtttttatctttttttaatacaaattatCGAGGCTTCTATTGCCAGGTAAAAAAAAACCTCGCTTTCAGGATTTTTTACTTTGATAATaccaaaaaaatagttaaataccaaaatggtaTCCCCATGgcattatttaccaaaatggggTGAAATGAACAGTGTCGAGGAGTGGTGCTTGAAGGGGTGGCGACACCACCCATTTTTCCCCTACCAACACAGCTGACCATCATTAGGCCATCATTAGGTAATAattggattaaaaaaattatattttaatgatGGAGGGTAGGCATATGGCGGCACCAGTATACAAGTTGAAAAAAATCCGAGCACAATATAAGCCATATACGggctgaaaaaaataattttatgggGAGGAGGGCTTTTGTTAAGTGGCACCTAAGGGAGGAGGGCTTTTGTCAGGCGACACCACTGCTGGCACTTTAACCGCCTACAACGGACGTGACTGGACAGTCACGAGGTGCTTATGCTTCTCACCCCCGAAACAGCTGCCcattttcctatttttattttcccttaaAGCATATATATAAGCGCCCTATCAAATGATCCCTTtgtgttgaaaaaaaaaagagttcggTTGTTTGGTTTTGTAGATTTTGTGTTGGGAAGAAAGGAAGCAGTAggtatgttgtttttttttttaatattagttaTTTGTTTGTTATTTACTTAACTAGTATAAAGAAAATTATTATATACTGAAATGGTATAACAaaaaatatgtgattattatatatttgtttgtcTTTTACTTAGTTAACATTAAAAATTCTTTTCTAGTTTTTAGGGCtttttatgtaattataatttgtttgaatttttaacattaaatttttacatttttaatatttttgtgttgaaaatttatcatttaatatcattttaatgatttagagattgcatgttgaatttttagatgtttaataaaataataattttatttttgtaattataat
The genomic region above belongs to Gossypium hirsutum isolate 1008001.06 chromosome D05, Gossypium_hirsutum_v2.1, whole genome shotgun sequence and contains:
- the LOC107904051 gene encoding zinc finger CCCH domain-containing protein 15 isoform X2; amino-acid sequence: MQSDGSTLYGDVLSKQSKDKENEGDYSPSAVAATSLFDLYHPRHVMQQHQDMINRHNLCLSRLHEASKEVEALRQENTALRSVNRDLNKQLSTLIQASMQNHFATSDYNATPYELLNEFQGLCLGGDGGGVGEEEVSDECPTSMMEGAGDVERVMLPKSISVRSNGYLKMMSSQNSQNAGVSRRRKYRGPTRSGNASQLSGAVYVQGGKKEEEPLELEVYNQGMFKTELCNKWQETAACPYGDHCQFAHGIEELRPVIRHPRYKTEVCRVILAGDVCPYGHRCHFRHALTEQEKFMGFLKPPTR
- the LOC107904051 gene encoding zinc finger CCCH domain-containing protein 15 isoform X1, with the translated sequence MQSDGSTLYGDVLSKQSKDKENEGDYSPSAVAATSLFDLYHPRHVMQQHQDMINRHNLCLSRLHEASKEVEALRQENTALRSVNRDLNKQLSTLIQASMQNHFATSDYNATPYELLNEFQGLCLGGDGGGVGEEEVSDECPTSMMEGAGDVERVMLPKSISVRSNGYLKMMSSQNSQNAGVSRRRKYRGPTRSGNASQLSGAKVYVQGGKKEEEPLELEVYNQGMFKTELCNKWQETAACPYGDHCQFAHGIEELRPVIRHPRYKTEVCRVILAGDVCPYGHRCHFRHALTEQEKFMGFLKPPTR